One stretch of Pieris brassicae chromosome 8, ilPieBrab1.1, whole genome shotgun sequence DNA includes these proteins:
- the LOC123713313 gene encoding uncharacterized protein LOC123713313: MYTRLIFVILFICGDSQKLYDSRYDYYDTDHLIENPRLLKKYINCFLNEGPCTPIGKDFKMALPEIVRTACSRCSPSQKRLAQKTFEAFNLYLHDDYNTLKSRLDPENRFFGKFLRSIYIMMRAVFVLACLVLTVSAVEKYSSKYDNFDVDTLISNDRLLKSYINCFLDKGRCTSEGADFKKHLPEAIETTCGKCSEKQKSNIKTVIKAIQQKHPKQWDELVKKNDPTGKHRDNFDKFIQGS; the protein is encoded by the exons atgtATACgcgtttaatatttgttattctaTTCATTTGTGGTGATTCTCAAAAATTGTACGACAGTCGCTATGACTATTACGATACCGATCATCTAATTGAAAATCCGCGACTTCTCAAGAAATATATCAATTGCTTCCTCAACGAGGGACCCTGTACTCCGATAGGAAAAGACTTCAAAA TGGCATTACCGGAAATAGTCAGAACGGCTTGCTCACGATGTTCGCCATCACAAAAGAGGCTCGCACAGAAAACCTTCGAAGCCTTCAACCTGTACCTACACGATGACTACAATACACTGAAAAGTCGATTGGATCCTGAGAACAGATTTTTCGGGAAATTTTTAAGAAGTATAT ATATTATGATGAGGGCCGTCTTTGTCTTAGCATGTTTGGTTCTTACGGTGTCAGCTGTAGAAAAATATAGTTCAAAGTATGATAACTTCGATGTCGACACTTTGATCTCTAATGATCGGCTTCTGAAGTCATACATCAACTGTTTCTTGGACAAGGGCAGATGTACCTCTGAAGGAGCAGACTTTAAAA AGCATTTACCAGAGGCAATAGAGACGACCTGCGGAAAATGCAGTGAAAAACAGAAAAGCAACATCAAAACAGTAATTAAGGCTATCCAGCAGAAACATCCCAAACAATGGGACGAGCTTGTCAAGAAGAACGACCCAACTGGCAAACACAGGGACAACTTCGATAAATTCATCCAAGGAAgctaa
- the LOC123713361 gene encoding ejaculatory bulb-specific protein 3-like, producing MKIIVLLAVVGAALAVPIDYYTTADDNLDMKAVVDDSAKLKAMTDCYLDRGDCDEVTMSYKKIIPVGIEDACKRCNDAQKHLANTYINGLLSNNPADHNSFQKKYDPDGKYMTKFMEAIKGF from the exons ATGAAAATCATTGTGCTGTTAGCGGTTGTCGGCGCTGCATTAGCCGTCCCAATTGATTACTATACGACAGCTGATGATAACCTAGATATGAAGGCGGTGGTAGACGATTCAGCGAAGCTCAAAGCCATGACTGACTGCTACCTGGATAGAGGCGATTGTGATGAAGTTACAATGAGTTAcaaaa AAATAATTCCTGTGGGCATTGAAGACGCGTGCAAGCGTTGTAACGACGCTCAGAAGCATTTGGCCAATACATACATTAACGGTTTGCTGTCGAACAATCCAGCTGACCACAACAGCTTCCAAAAGAAATATGACCCTGACGGAAAATACATGACCAAATTTATGGAAGCTATTAAAGGCTTTTAA
- the LOC123712761 gene encoding putative odorant-binding protein A10: protein MKLLILSAFLVLAAANTYSPDNDNIDIESVVSNVDVLRDFINCFNDNTPCDEVKSDFKKDLPEVFETSCSKCTDKQKHIFKRFIDEAKVKLPSEYGIFLQKYDTQGKFIQPLQAAISGF, encoded by the exons ATGAAACTATTGATATTATCTGCATTCCTGGTGCTCGCTGCAGCAAACACCTACAGCCCCGACAATGACAACATAGATATTGAGTCTGTAGTATCTAACGTTGATGTTCTGAGGGATTTTATCAATTGCTTCAATGATAACACACCGTGTGATGAGGTGAAATCGGATTTTAAAA AGGATCTCCCCGAAGTTTTCGAAACATCCTGCTCCAAATGTACTGACAAACAGAAGCATATCTTCAAAAGATTCATTGACGAAGCCAAAGTGAAACTGCCATCTGAATACGGGATCTTCTTACAGAAATACGACACTCAAGGAAAATTCATTCAACCTCTTCAAGCTGCAATCTCTGgtttttaa